The Amblyomma americanum isolate KBUSLIRL-KWMA chromosome 5, ASM5285725v1, whole genome shotgun sequence genome window below encodes:
- the LOC144133837 gene encoding organic cation transporter protein-like, which yields MVALLCHSQSFALISGPVDHWCKPPPQFSHLCPTETFACDAWDYDQRLVMQTVRSFWNMVCHRSWLRALADAVYMCGALVLVPYTGYVADMSGRQPIITAAVMAVLFSALGSCCVDAYLVYVATRFVSSGGASTTFVITSILIYEVTPFMYQASYIVLMNIPFVCTNMFIFVMVRLDLPWFWLQTVVLSLTLLLLSAFGVISESPLWLITMSRFREAEEVVKRAAKVNGVKLEAAQQSVRRLRSHLKGREGSHTAVSTAVVVSAGQLRERAAIVFFLNFVVMLAFYRMVGAMLEHQDSETVMVTDLKQILLFMLPLLGGLRSMCSAAVYVRPWYFPYVLMSIAKQCSILTMIAHFVFTAELFPTTARCAVMSAAYACGRVVGIVASSLRLLKAYRREDVGIAIVGELWPWPLFFPG from the exons ATGGTGGCCCTGCTATGCCACAGCCAGTCATTCGCCCTCATCTCGGGCCCCGTGGACCACTGGTGCAAGCCCCCACCGCAGTTCTCCCATCT CTGCCCCACGGAGACATTCGCATGCGATGCGTGGGACTACGATCAAAGACTGGTCATGCAGACAGTCCGCAGCTTCTGGAACATGGTCTGCCACCGGTCGTGGCTGCGGGCTTTAGCCGACGCTGTTTACATGTGTGGAGCACTGGTACTCGTTCCATATACTGGGTACGTGGCTGACATGTCGGGCCGGCAGCCCATAATCACCGCAGCTGTGATGGCTGTGCTCTTCAGCGCACTGGGAAGCTGTTGCGTGGACGCGTACTTAGTCTACGTGGCCACACGGTTCGTCAGCTCAGGAGGTGCGAGCACCACCTTTGTAATCACGTCTATCCTCATCTACGAGGTGACTCCGTTCATGTACCAGGCATCGTACATAGTCCTCATGAACATCCCGTTTGTGTGCACCAATATGTTCATCTTCGTCATGGTCCGCCTTGATTTGCCCTGGTTTTGGCTGCAGACAGTCGTCTTGAGTCTCACGCTCCTCCTGCTCTCCGCTTTCGGCGTCATCAGCGAGTCACCCCTTTGGCTCATCACGATGTCCCGATTCCGCGAAGCGGAGGAAGTCGTGAAGCGAGCTGCCAAGGTAAACGGCGTGAAGCTCGAAGCAGCCCAGCAGTCGGTGCGCAGACTGCGGTCGCATCTAAAAGGTCGGGAGGGCAGTCACACCGCCGTCTCAACGGCTGTTGTCGTGAGCGCTGGGCAACTTCGCGAGCGAGCCGCTATCGTCTTCTTTCTGAACTTCGTCGTCATGCTCGCCTTCTACCGCATGGTGGGGGCCATGTTGGAGCACCAAGACTCCGAGACGGTAATGGTCACGGACTT GAAGCAGATTCTCTTGTTCATGCTGCCTCTGCTCGGAGGTCTGCGCAGTATGTGCAGCGCGGCTGTGTACGTGCGTCCCTGGTACTTCCCGTACGTCCTCATGTCCATCGCCAAGCAGTGCTCCATACTGACCATGATTGCGCATTTTGTCTTCACAGCGGAACTGTTCCCGACGACCGCTCGATGTGCGGTCATGTCCGCAGCGTATGCCTGTGGTCGCGTAGTGGGGATTGTCGCCTCTTCGCTCCGACTGCTCAAGGCGTACAGGCGTGAGGATGTGGGCATTGCCATCGTCG GCGAGCtgtggccctggccactcttcttccccggttga